Proteins encoded together in one Aureimonas sp. SA4125 window:
- a CDS encoding ParB/RepB/Spo0J family partition protein, with amino-acid sequence MHLIKVDPRALKENPDRARQTKSNPQADALMLATIKAVGIVQPPLIAPETGGGNGYIIDAGHRRVRLAIAAGLEEIEVLVAEAANDNGAMRSMVEDIAREPLNPVDQWRAIERLVALGWTEEAIGVALGFPVRQIRKLRLLANVLPVMLDQMAKGDMPDERQLRTIAAASPDEQAEVWKKHKPKKADPQVSWWSVAQALTKTRMLAKDASFDDELAKAYGIVWQEDLFAPADEDSRYTTDTEAFLGAQNEWMANNLPKRGVLAETTQWGEVKLPPKAERIYGKPGKADHSAWYLDREGKVQSVAYRMPEQKKPKGKTGSAAGDTTTDEAATADAVVTTKPRPDVTQNGRAMIGDFRTDALHEALARAPIEDDTLMALLVLAFAGSNVSIASGACDNPYGHARLERHGVRLIGEDGKLSFDRETLSQVVRSVLIDVFSARENRSDSGIVARVAGDAIGADSFLPNMGTEDFLSCLSRSALEASCRDTPVLPRARVQETRSALVEHFKEGRFVHPAAQFAPGAEALAEWMARNRVLAEEHDSTEKVGGVSNPAELGSDDPVDDIADVAGEDAEEDHAPPTEDDIEPFREAAE; translated from the coding sequence ATGCATCTCATAAAAGTCGATCCGCGCGCGCTGAAGGAAAACCCCGACCGCGCCCGCCAGACGAAATCCAATCCCCAAGCCGACGCGCTGATGCTGGCGACGATCAAGGCCGTCGGCATCGTGCAGCCGCCGCTGATCGCGCCGGAGACCGGCGGTGGCAACGGCTACATCATCGATGCCGGCCATCGCCGCGTCAGGCTGGCTATCGCCGCCGGGCTCGAGGAGATCGAAGTGCTCGTCGCGGAAGCGGCGAACGACAACGGCGCCATGCGCTCGATGGTCGAGGACATCGCCCGCGAGCCGCTGAATCCGGTCGACCAATGGCGCGCCATCGAGAGGCTCGTCGCGCTCGGCTGGACGGAGGAGGCGATCGGCGTCGCGCTCGGCTTCCCGGTGCGCCAGATCAGGAAGCTTCGGCTGCTCGCCAACGTACTGCCGGTCATGCTCGACCAGATGGCCAAAGGCGATATGCCCGACGAGCGGCAACTGCGCACCATCGCTGCCGCTTCTCCTGACGAACAGGCGGAGGTCTGGAAGAAGCACAAACCGAAGAAGGCCGATCCCCAGGTCTCATGGTGGAGCGTCGCGCAAGCACTGACGAAGACGCGCATGCTGGCGAAGGATGCGAGCTTCGACGACGAGCTCGCAAAGGCCTACGGCATCGTCTGGCAGGAGGATCTGTTCGCGCCCGCCGATGAAGACAGCCGCTACACGACCGACACCGAGGCCTTCCTCGGCGCGCAGAACGAATGGATGGCGAACAACCTACCGAAGCGCGGCGTTCTCGCCGAGACGACGCAGTGGGGCGAGGTCAAGCTGCCGCCAAAGGCCGAACGCATCTACGGCAAGCCGGGCAAGGCTGATCACTCGGCCTGGTATCTCGACCGAGAAGGCAAGGTCCAGTCGGTCGCCTACCGCATGCCGGAGCAGAAGAAGCCGAAGGGCAAGACAGGTAGCGCTGCGGGCGACACCACGACCGACGAAGCGGCGACCGCAGACGCTGTCGTGACGACAAAGCCGCGCCCGGACGTGACGCAGAACGGCCGTGCAATGATCGGCGACTTCCGCACCGACGCGTTGCACGAGGCGCTCGCCCGAGCTCCTATCGAGGACGACACGCTGATGGCGCTGCTCGTGCTGGCCTTCGCCGGGTCGAACGTCTCTATCGCGTCCGGGGCTTGCGACAATCCCTACGGCCATGCCCGCCTGGAGCGGCACGGGGTCCGCTTGATTGGCGAGGACGGCAAACTCTCCTTCGACCGTGAGACGCTGAGCCAGGTCGTGCGCAGCGTGCTGATCGACGTGTTCTCGGCCCGCGAAAACCGCTCCGACAGCGGCATCGTCGCGCGCGTCGCCGGCGATGCGATCGGCGCCGACAGCTTCCTGCCGAACATGGGAACGGAGGACTTTCTATCGTGCCTGTCGCGTTCGGCGCTCGAGGCGTCATGCCGGGACACGCCGGTCCTCCCGCGGGCTCGAGTCCAGGAAACGCGCTCAGCGCTGGTCGAGCATTTCAAGGAGGGGCGGTTCGTTCACCCGGCGGCGCAGTTCGCGCCCGGCGCCGAAGCGCTGGCCGAATGGATGGCGCGGAACAGGGTTTTGGCCGAAGAGCATGACAGCACCGAGAAGGTTGGCGGAGTCTCCAATCCGGCCGAGCTGGGCAGCGACGACCCGGTGGATGACATCGCCGATGTCGCCGGAGAGGATGCCGAGGAGGACCATGCACCCCCGACCGAGGACGACATCGAGCCCTTCCGCGAAGCCGCCGAGTAG
- a CDS encoding Tn3 family transposase, whose protein sequence is MARRRLLSDDLWARHLEPPTDEREIARHYTLGGEDLTQVAAKRGDANRLGYALVLLYLRFPGRVLEAGETPPDAVLAYVARQLGVLASAFGEYAHRTATRRVHLGEIMRAGGYSSFDRAAAHAAVSFLTAAAQTIIRPGQLAGILVEELRRKRVSLPSLLVLEAVIRGARQRAERLGHEVLTTGLDEATLGRMDALLDPRTTGRLTWLGWLRNAPQSPAPKNVPRLIERLHHVRALGIDRMRAGALPPPVFERLADEAVRIAAQHLAGLNPLRRHAMLAAAAIALEEALTDATLTMFEKLMASLGRAAERKADERAARSMREVQSDLRVFALSGRAMIEARRREEDLDVAVAAKVGWARFEVAVAHAEALSGPELIDPTAELVVRHKSVRVFGPRLLETFAFEGSAAVKDLMAALELIRATYAAGKRKLPASPPLRFVSRRWRPFVVSQGAVDRAAYELCAFSELRERLRAGDIWVAHSRRYRAFDDYLLPKPTFEALKAAGPLPLAVAPRFEDHLAERRARLEEAAAAVAVRTRAGELPDVRLDETGLTIAPLRATTPPAVKSVRQALYDRLPRARITDVLLDVDGWTGFSDCFTHRRTGRACDDRAALLTCVLADGINLGLTRMSETCRGASLRQLALIHDWHVSEAAYAEALARLIDAHRSLPLAQVWGDGTKASSDGQHFFAGGPGEAIADVNARHGNEPGVSFYTHVSDQYGPFHTKVIAATAGEAPHVLDGLLYHQSGLTIEEHAVDTGGASDHVFGLMPFFGYRFAPRLRDLKDRRLHLPPGMNIDPLLAPMVDAGGPIDIAHAAQHWDELLRVATSIRSGTVTASAMLRKLSAYPRQNGLAVALREVGRLERSIFMLNWLRDLDLRRRAQGGLNKGEARNALARGIFFCQLGELRDRTFENQAYRASGLNLIVAAVILWNTRYLGLAAADLGVGPDTMRHVAPLGWEHLSFTGDYAWDADNQPAPGELRPLRTKPSILAA, encoded by the coding sequence ATGGCAAGGCGACGGCTGCTGAGCGATGATCTATGGGCACGCCACCTGGAGCCGCCCACCGACGAGCGCGAGATCGCCCGCCACTACACGCTGGGAGGCGAGGATCTGACGCAGGTCGCCGCCAAGCGCGGCGATGCCAACCGGCTCGGCTACGCGCTCGTGCTCCTTTACCTGCGCTTTCCCGGGCGCGTGCTCGAAGCCGGCGAGACCCCGCCAGATGCCGTGCTCGCCTACGTCGCACGCCAGCTCGGGGTACTGGCGTCGGCGTTCGGCGAATACGCGCATCGCACCGCCACCCGGCGGGTCCACCTCGGCGAGATCATGCGGGCGGGTGGCTACTCGTCGTTCGATCGCGCGGCCGCGCACGCGGCGGTTTCGTTCCTGACGGCCGCCGCTCAGACCATCATCCGTCCCGGCCAGCTTGCCGGCATTCTCGTCGAGGAGCTTCGCCGCAAACGCGTGTCCCTTCCGTCGCTGCTCGTGCTCGAGGCGGTGATCCGGGGCGCGCGGCAGCGCGCCGAGCGCTTGGGCCACGAGGTGCTGACCACCGGCCTCGACGAAGCGACGCTCGGGCGCATGGACGCTCTGCTGGACCCGCGTACAACGGGCAGGCTCACCTGGCTCGGGTGGCTAAGGAACGCGCCGCAGTCGCCGGCGCCGAAGAACGTGCCCAGGCTCATCGAGCGTCTGCACCACGTACGCGCCCTCGGGATCGATCGCATGCGCGCAGGCGCGTTGCCGCCTCCGGTGTTCGAACGATTGGCGGACGAGGCGGTCCGGATCGCAGCACAACACCTTGCCGGCCTGAACCCACTCAGGCGCCACGCCATGCTTGCGGCCGCCGCGATCGCGCTCGAAGAGGCGCTGACCGACGCTACGCTCACCATGTTCGAGAAGCTCATGGCCTCGCTCGGACGCGCGGCGGAGCGCAAGGCCGACGAGCGCGCGGCGCGGTCGATGCGCGAGGTGCAAAGTGACCTGCGCGTGTTTGCGCTCTCGGGTCGAGCGATGATCGAGGCGCGCCGGCGGGAAGAGGATCTCGACGTTGCCGTCGCCGCCAAGGTGGGATGGGCTCGCTTCGAAGTCGCCGTTGCGCACGCCGAGGCGCTGTCCGGACCGGAGCTTATAGACCCCACCGCTGAGCTCGTTGTGCGCCACAAGAGCGTCAGGGTGTTTGGACCTCGGCTTCTCGAGACATTCGCGTTCGAGGGTTCGGCCGCGGTCAAGGACCTTATGGCCGCGCTCGAACTCATCCGCGCCACCTATGCCGCCGGCAAGCGCAAACTGCCGGCCTCGCCGCCGCTCAGGTTTGTGTCGCGGCGCTGGCGCCCGTTCGTCGTTAGCCAAGGCGCCGTCGATCGAGCGGCTTACGAGCTGTGCGCCTTCTCGGAACTGCGAGAGCGACTGCGCGCCGGCGACATCTGGGTTGCCCACTCGCGCCGCTACCGCGCCTTCGATGACTACCTGCTGCCGAAACCGACATTTGAGGCGCTGAAGGCGGCGGGTCCGCTGCCGCTCGCAGTCGCGCCCAGGTTCGAAGACCACCTGGCCGAGCGCCGCGCCCGGCTCGAGGAGGCGGCCGCGGCGGTGGCAGTGCGCACCCGGGCTGGCGAGCTGCCCGATGTTCGCCTGGACGAAACGGGGCTGACGATCGCGCCGTTGCGCGCCACGACGCCACCCGCAGTCAAATCCGTCAGACAGGCCCTTTACGACCGGCTACCGCGAGCGCGGATCACCGATGTACTGCTCGACGTCGACGGTTGGACCGGCTTCTCCGACTGCTTCACCCACAGGCGGACTGGGCGGGCCTGCGATGATCGCGCCGCGCTCCTTACCTGCGTGCTCGCCGACGGCATCAATCTAGGGCTCACCCGCATGTCGGAGACCTGCCGGGGCGCGAGCCTGCGACAGCTCGCCCTGATCCACGACTGGCACGTCAGCGAGGCGGCTTATGCGGAAGCGCTTGCGCGCCTCATCGACGCGCACCGCTCGCTGCCGCTCGCTCAAGTTTGGGGCGACGGCACCAAGGCGAGCTCCGACGGGCAGCACTTCTTCGCCGGCGGCCCAGGCGAGGCCATCGCCGACGTCAACGCGCGCCACGGCAATGAGCCAGGCGTGTCGTTCTACACCCACGTCTCCGACCAATACGGGCCGTTCCACACCAAGGTGATCGCTGCGACCGCCGGCGAGGCGCCGCACGTGCTCGACGGGCTTCTCTACCACCAGTCCGGGCTGACGATCGAGGAACACGCGGTCGATACCGGCGGCGCCTCCGATCACGTATTCGGCCTCATGCCCTTCTTTGGGTACCGCTTCGCGCCGCGCCTGCGCGATCTCAAGGACCGACGGCTGCATCTACCGCCCGGAATGAACATCGATCCGCTGCTCGCACCGATGGTCGACGCCGGCGGCCCGATCGACATTGCGCACGCCGCCCAGCACTGGGACGAGTTGCTGCGCGTGGCAACCTCGATCCGCTCGGGGACGGTGACCGCGTCGGCCATGCTCAGGAAACTGTCCGCCTACCCGCGCCAGAACGGGCTGGCGGTGGCATTGCGCGAGGTGGGCCGGCTCGAGCGCTCGATCTTCATGCTGAACTGGCTGCGCGACCTCGATCTGCGCCGGCGCGCGCAGGGCGGCTTGAACAAGGGCGAGGCTCGGAACGCGCTCGCGCGAGGCATCTTCTTCTGCCAGCTCGGTGAGCTGCGCGACCGCACCTTCGAGAACCAGGCCTATCGCGCCTCCGGACTGAACCTCATCGTCGCGGCGGTGATCTTGTGGAACACGCGTTATCTCGGACTCGCGGCGGCCGACCTCGGCGTGGGACCTGACACGATGCGTCACGTCGCGCCGCTCGGGTGGGAGCACCTGTCGTTCACCGGCGATTACGCCTGGGATGCCGACAACCAGCCGGCGCCGGGCGAGTTGCGGCCGCTTAGAACCAAGCCGTCGATCCTCGCGGCATGA
- a CDS encoding recombinase family protein: MALIGYARVSTAEQNLALQRDALAGAGCETVFEDHASGAKAERPGLADALVHLRRGDALIVWKLDRLGRSMAHLIDTVRRLEIKGIGFRSLTEGVDTTTPGGTLVFHIFGALAQFERDLIRERTNAGLKAAEARGRKGGRKPVVTPDKLTRARAHLAAGLTVREAAARVKVGKTALYEAISGTAGGSKK, from the coding sequence GTGGCGCTGATCGGTTATGCGCGAGTGTCGACCGCCGAGCAGAACCTCGCCCTGCAGCGCGACGCGCTCGCCGGCGCTGGCTGCGAAACCGTGTTCGAGGATCATGCTTCGGGCGCCAAGGCCGAGCGGCCGGGCCTCGCCGATGCGCTCGTGCATCTGCGCCGCGGCGACGCGCTGATTGTGTGGAAGCTCGACCGGCTGGGCCGCTCGATGGCGCATCTCATCGACACGGTTCGTCGGCTCGAGATCAAGGGTATCGGCTTCCGCTCCTTGACCGAGGGCGTCGACACCACGACGCCCGGCGGCACGCTCGTCTTCCACATCTTCGGGGCGCTCGCGCAATTCGAGCGCGACCTGATCCGCGAACGCACGAATGCCGGGCTCAAGGCAGCTGAAGCGCGCGGCAGGAAGGGCGGCAGAAAGCCGGTCGTCACGCCCGATAAGCTGACCCGGGCCCGCGCGCATCTCGCCGCCGGGCTGACTGTGCGCGAGGCTGCGGCAAGGGTGAAGGTAGGCAAAACTGCCCTTTATGAAGCGATCAGCGGCACAGCGGGTGGATCAAAAAAGTGA
- a CDS encoding type II toxin-antitoxin system PemK/MazF family toxin produces the protein MSAARVAANSTDCRCRSAWRHLEPTRSSEQRKRRPVVIVSPDDFNQATNLPVIAPITNSGDFARRLGIAVLLDGIQTTGVVRCDQPRVLDLNARNGRRVESLPSAIMDEVFAKVATIFY, from the coding sequence ATGTCGGCGGCACGAGTTGCCGCAAATTCCACGGATTGTCGATGTCGATCGGCATGGCGGCATCTGGAACCAACTCGAAGCAGTGAACAGCGCAAGCGTCGCCCGGTCGTCATTGTCTCCCCCGACGATTTCAACCAAGCCACCAACCTGCCGGTCATCGCGCCGATCACGAACAGCGGCGACTTTGCGCGTCGCCTCGGAATTGCCGTGCTACTCGACGGGATCCAGACCACCGGGGTGGTGCGCTGCGATCAGCCCCGCGTCCTCGACCTCAACGCACGCAACGGCCGCAGAGTGGAAAGCCTACCATCGGCGATCATGGACGAGGTCTTTGCCAAGGTCGCGACCATCTTCTACTGA
- a CDS encoding addiction module antidote protein, whose protein sequence is MKDRSHDDAMADLFRDDPAMAAATLNAILMDGDQGELLVTIRQMTKAFGGLPAVAKAAELNATQLYRTLSEKGNPELRSLNAVLRAMGLRLAVQPLSEPAPHV, encoded by the coding sequence ATGAAAGACCGCAGTCATGACGACGCAATGGCCGATCTGTTCCGGGACGATCCGGCGATGGCTGCCGCCACGCTCAATGCGATCCTGATGGATGGCGACCAAGGCGAACTGCTGGTGACAATCAGGCAAATGACCAAAGCGTTCGGGGGTTTGCCGGCAGTTGCCAAAGCGGCCGAGCTAAACGCGACGCAACTCTACCGCACCCTTTCGGAGAAGGGGAACCCCGAGCTGCGTAGCCTGAACGCTGTTCTTCGTGCGATGGGCTTGCGCCTGGCAGTCCAGCCGCTTTCTGAACCAGCGCCGCACGTCTGA
- a CDS encoding type II toxin-antitoxin system RelE/ParE family toxin, protein MFDVRHYLTQDGDDLIAGWLRKLRNVQAKAAIIRRLNRLEDGNFGDFKPLRDGVHELRIDVGPGYRIYYARSGKTVMLLLCGGTKRTQAADIGRACDYWRDWQSRVD, encoded by the coding sequence ATGTTCGATGTTCGGCATTACTTGACCCAAGACGGCGACGACCTGATTGCCGGCTGGCTGCGCAAGCTCCGCAACGTGCAGGCCAAGGCCGCGATCATTCGACGCCTGAACCGACTCGAAGACGGCAACTTCGGCGATTTCAAACCGCTTCGCGATGGTGTGCATGAACTGCGCATTGATGTCGGCCCAGGATACAGGATCTATTACGCCCGATCGGGCAAGACGGTCATGCTGCTCCTGTGCGGCGGCACCAAGCGGACACAGGCCGCCGACATAGGCCGGGCGTGTGACTATTGGCGCGACTGGCAAAGCCGTGTCGATTGA
- a CDS encoding zincin-like metallopeptidase domain-containing protein, whose translation MSRKQEKTRTDIYAQITDRIIADLEKGVKPWMQPWSAANASGRITRPLRHNGEPYSGMNVLLLWSEAVARGFASPTWMTFKQATELGAHVRKGESGSTVVFASRFTKTEGDGAGGEVERDIPFVRAYTVFNVDQIDGLPECYHAPTLPVPDPVARIAESDRFFANTGAVIRHGGTKAFYAPASDHIQMPPFEAFRDAASHVAVLGHEATHWTAPSHRVGRDLSRYHKDRSDRAREELVAELGSCFLCADLGIVPELEPREDHASYLNAWLKVLSGDRRAIFAAAAHAQRAVAFLHSLQPAAVEKREAA comes from the coding sequence ATGAGCAGGAAGCAAGAAAAGACGCGCACCGACATCTACGCACAGATCACAGACCGGATCATCGCGGATCTGGAAAAAGGCGTGAAACCCTGGATGCAGCCGTGGAGTGCGGCCAACGCTTCGGGCCGCATCACCCGGCCGCTGCGCCACAACGGCGAGCCCTATTCCGGCATGAACGTCCTGCTGCTCTGGTCGGAGGCCGTCGCCCGAGGCTTTGCCTCGCCGACCTGGATGACGTTCAAGCAAGCGACCGAGCTCGGCGCTCATGTCCGAAAGGGCGAGAGCGGCTCGACCGTTGTCTTCGCCAGCCGCTTTACCAAGACCGAGGGCGACGGCGCTGGCGGCGAGGTGGAGCGCGACATCCCCTTCGTGCGCGCCTACACCGTCTTCAACGTCGACCAGATCGACGGGCTGCCGGAGTGCTATCACGCGCCCACCTTGCCCGTCCCCGATCCTGTCGCACGCATCGCCGAGTCGGACCGGTTCTTCGCCAACACCGGGGCAGTCATTCGGCATGGCGGTACGAAGGCGTTCTATGCGCCGGCCTCAGATCATATCCAGATGCCGCCCTTCGAGGCGTTCCGCGACGCGGCCTCCCATGTTGCCGTTCTCGGCCATGAGGCAACCCACTGGACGGCGCCGTCCCACCGTGTCGGCCGCGATCTCTCCCGCTACCACAAGGACCGCAGCGATCGCGCCCGCGAGGAACTCGTCGCCGAGCTCGGGAGCTGCTTCCTCTGCGCCGATCTCGGCATCGTGCCGGAGCTCGAGCCGCGCGAGGATCATGCGAGTTACCTCAACGCCTGGCTGAAGGTACTGTCCGGCGACAGACGTGCGATCTTCGCGGCAGCCGCCCATGCGCAGCGGGCCGTCGCTTTCCTGCACAGCCTGCAACCGGCTGCGGTTGAGAAACGGGAGGCCGCATGA
- a CDS encoding IS3 family transposase (programmed frameshift), translated as MSKRARYSAEFKAKVALDAIRGELTLAELAKKHGVHPNVVGQWKRLAIENMATAFGGGVAETAQDRDAEFEKLHAKIGQLVVERDFLQKGLRSMSRDRRQAGIEKDHPRLSVRRQCRLLSLTRSTLYATPAGESAENLALMRRIDEQFLETPWYGSRQMARWLRRQGYLVGRHRVRRLMRKMGLSPIYQAPRTSQPHPQHRIYPYLLRELTIERPNHVWCTDITYIPMRRGFLYLVAIMDWATRKVLAWRLSNTMDVGFCIEALEEAMARFGRPEIFNSDQGSQFTSADFTDKLKAAGIRISMDGRGRWIDNRFIERLWRSLKYECVYLNAFETGSEARHGIGSWISYYNAERPHSSLHDATPNEAYAMSWADEKLAA; from the exons ATGTCGAAGAGGGCGCGGTATTCCGCGGAATTCAAAGCCAAGGTCGCGCTGGATGCGATCCGAGGCGAGCTGACGCTGGCCGAATTGGCGAAGAAGCACGGGGTGCATCCGAATGTAGTCGGCCAGTGGAAGCGCCTGGCCATCGAGAACATGGCGACAGCGTTCGGGGGCGGCGTTGCCGAGACGGCCCAAGATCGCGATGCGGAATTCGAGAAGCTCCACGCCAAGATCGGGCAACTCGTTGTGGAACGGGATTTTTTGCAGAAGG GCCTTCGGTCGATGAGCCGGGATCGAAGGCAGGCAGGCATCGAGAAGGACCATCCTCGTCTCAGCGTCCGGCGCCAATGCCGTCTTTTGTCGTTGACGCGCTCGACGCTGTACGCCACGCCCGCGGGCGAGAGCGCCGAGAACCTCGCTTTGATGCGACGGATCGACGAGCAGTTCCTGGAGACGCCATGGTATGGCTCTCGGCAGATGGCGCGCTGGCTGCGTCGGCAGGGTTATCTCGTCGGGCGTCATCGCGTTCGGCGGCTGATGCGCAAGATGGGCCTGTCGCCGATCTACCAGGCGCCGCGAACCAGCCAGCCGCACCCGCAGCACCGGATCTATCCCTATCTCCTGCGGGAACTGACGATCGAGCGGCCGAACCACGTCTGGTGCACAGACATCACCTACATCCCGATGCGGCGAGGCTTTCTGTATCTCGTGGCGATTATGGACTGGGCGACAAGGAAGGTGCTGGCCTGGCGGCTGTCGAATACGATGGACGTCGGCTTCTGCATCGAGGCGCTGGAGGAGGCCATGGCCCGCTTCGGCAGACCGGAGATCTTCAACTCCGACCAAGGCTCGCAGTTTACCAGCGCCGACTTCACCGACAAGCTGAAGGCGGCCGGGATCAGGATCTCGATGGATGGCAGAGGTCGCTGGATCGACAATCGGTTCATCGAGAGGCTCTGGCGGTCGTTGAAATACGAATGCGTCTACCTGAATGCGTTCGAGACGGGCTCCGAAGCCCGGCATGGGATCGGCTCGTGGATCAGCTACTATAATGCCGAGAGGCCGCATTCGAGCCTACATGACGCGACACCGAACGAAGCCTATGCGATGAGCTGGGCCGATGAGAAACTGGCGGCATAA
- a CDS encoding diguanylate cyclase: protein MDHGEVAGTAASGNNSAIDAANAQTGEVRSVFGCIGIRLRLVALIAVAILPLTLLMVNDIRSDFRNEIASTQARVQAAAELAASRHTRSFLEARIFLEALKNAPATLLAGGEECSATLVRFRENNPQFNSIGVVDRNETLVCHSSLSTPRRYANSVVFGRVASSADDAFVVGDFIFGRATGRPTLSMAMAAGEAGSSGMVFVGYDLENLLLSAEPGGLETGTVVSMLDRRSGRFITGDGNGGVRLTDPMPDHPLTVAIGNGRRGVTEVAGLDGVDRIYGYAPLAVTEAAGFVITVGVARTQALAHVYDDSLRAMATVLGVTLLTCLATWWLGAWTHLRPLGKLGEMAKRLGGGDLDARVAIDSWQAPEFRSLARKLNRMAERLDESRRAEQASAERDAIYKLLADNTVDVVARLDTVGMLTFVSPAALDVLGHRPEDLVGSAAEAISVVEDHGIVESLIANLQSGEAMSDIRFRARRPKGSEVWIEVSARPLEGGGGVLVMRDITRRKIIEEELKEANARLEILAFNDALTGLTNRGAFDERFEAEFGRAVREKTDLGLILFDIDRFKNYNDTYGHPAGDECLRLVADVLKQCLRRPGDVGARYGGEEFIAILPNTSAEGVLDRAESIRQAIRSMGLRHTGSEFGIVTASLGVATIPAGAGYRNATDMLKAVDRALYGAKSAGRDAVRAASDDPSPAASHCV, encoded by the coding sequence ATGGACCATGGCGAAGTTGCCGGGACGGCCGCTTCCGGAAATAATTCCGCGATCGATGCCGCGAACGCGCAGACAGGCGAAGTGCGGTCAGTTTTTGGCTGTATCGGAATCCGCCTGAGGCTTGTCGCCCTCATCGCTGTCGCGATCCTTCCGCTGACGCTGCTGATGGTCAATGATATCCGATCGGATTTCCGCAACGAGATCGCGTCGACCCAGGCGAGGGTGCAAGCCGCCGCGGAGCTCGCTGCCAGCCGTCACACCAGATCTTTCCTCGAAGCCCGGATCTTCCTGGAAGCGTTGAAGAATGCACCCGCCACTTTGCTGGCTGGCGGCGAGGAGTGCTCCGCCACGCTGGTGCGCTTTCGCGAAAACAATCCGCAGTTTAACAGCATCGGCGTCGTCGACCGCAACGAGACGCTGGTCTGCCACAGCTCGCTGTCGACGCCGCGGCGATATGCAAACTCGGTTGTCTTCGGTCGGGTCGCATCATCGGCAGACGACGCGTTCGTCGTCGGCGACTTCATTTTTGGTCGTGCGACGGGACGCCCGACGCTCAGCATGGCCATGGCCGCAGGCGAAGCAGGCAGCTCGGGAATGGTGTTCGTTGGCTACGACTTGGAGAACCTGCTCCTGTCTGCCGAGCCGGGCGGCTTGGAGACCGGCACCGTTGTATCGATGCTGGATCGCAGGAGCGGCCGCTTTATCACCGGCGACGGCAACGGCGGTGTGCGCCTGACGGATCCGATGCCCGACCATCCGCTTACGGTCGCGATCGGCAACGGAAGACGAGGAGTGACAGAAGTCGCTGGTCTCGACGGCGTGGACAGGATCTATGGGTATGCGCCCTTGGCCGTGACCGAGGCCGCGGGCTTTGTCATCACCGTCGGCGTCGCGCGTACGCAAGCGCTTGCTCACGTCTACGACGACTCACTTCGCGCGATGGCAACGGTTCTCGGCGTCACCTTGCTCACCTGTCTGGCGACATGGTGGCTCGGAGCGTGGACGCATCTTCGTCCGCTCGGCAAGCTCGGCGAAATGGCAAAACGACTCGGCGGGGGCGATCTGGACGCGCGGGTAGCCATCGATAGTTGGCAGGCACCGGAGTTCCGCAGCCTCGCGCGCAAGCTCAACAGGATGGCCGAAAGGCTCGACGAATCTCGTCGGGCTGAGCAAGCCTCGGCCGAACGTGACGCGATCTACAAGCTGCTTGCCGACAACACCGTAGATGTCGTCGCGCGCCTCGACACGGTAGGCATGCTCACGTTCGTGTCCCCCGCCGCTCTCGATGTGCTTGGGCATCGCCCTGAGGACCTGGTCGGGAGCGCAGCGGAGGCGATCAGCGTCGTTGAGGACCACGGGATCGTCGAGTCGCTTATTGCCAACCTCCAGTCGGGAGAGGCGATGTCCGACATTCGCTTCCGGGCACGGCGGCCCAAGGGATCCGAGGTCTGGATAGAAGTCAGCGCGCGACCGCTAGAGGGCGGCGGCGGCGTTCTCGTAATGAGGGACATCACCAGACGCAAGATCATCGAGGAGGAGCTGAAGGAGGCAAACGCCCGCCTGGAGATCCTGGCCTTCAACGACGCCTTGACCGGCCTCACCAACCGTGGCGCCTTCGACGAGCGCTTCGAGGCTGAGTTCGGCAGGGCTGTCAGGGAGAAGACGGACCTTGGCTTGATCCTCTTCGACATCGATCGCTTCAAGAACTACAACGACACATATGGACATCCGGCCGGGGACGAATGCCTCCGCCTCGTCGCCGACGTCTTGAAGCAGTGCCTGCGGCGTCCCGGGGACGTCGGCGCACGCTACGGCGGCGAGGAGTTCATCGCCATCCTCCCGAACACGTCGGCTGAGGGCGTTCTGGATCGGGCCGAATCCATTAGGCAAGCGATACGGTCGATGGGTTTGCGCCATACCGGGTCCGAGTTTGGGATCGTGACCGCGAGCCTCGGCGTCGCGACGATCCCGGCTGGAGCGGGATACCGGAACGCCACCGACATGCTCAAAGCTGTCGATCGCGCCCTTTATGGAGCAAAATCCGCAGGGCGGGATGCCGTTCGGGCTGCGAGCGATGACCCGTCACCAGCCGCGTCCCATTGCGTCTAG